From one Myxococcales bacterium genomic stretch:
- a CDS encoding DUF4169 family protein yields MAGNVVNLNRFRKKKLREAKAKQAEINRIRHGRTQAEKDRERLERERAVRAIDGKRFEPAAGEATAASSDAAPTEEPTPKSQDE; encoded by the coding sequence ATGGCCGGCAACGTCGTCAACCTGAATCGCTTCCGAAAGAAGAAGCTGCGCGAAGCGAAGGCTAAGCAAGCCGAGATCAATCGCATCCGACACGGACGGACGCAGGCCGAGAAGGATCGCGAGCGGCTCGAGCGCGAGCGCGCTGTCCGCGCCATCGATGGCAAGCGTTTCGAGCCTGCCGCTGGCGAGGCTACCGCCGCTTCATCTGATGCGGCCCCGACCGAAGAGCCAACCCCGAAGTCGCAAGACGAGTAG
- a CDS encoding hemerythrin domain-containing protein — protein sequence MTLKQSRSLLPWDPPSNCACVSDLLADCHARIRYFADLAVRLAEGESCPVDAAEAAARIRRYFTEAYPLHLADEHDSVLPRLRARAPEVEPLLQRLELEHRCLDAKLPELLDVCDGLESGDATRCREAVQKLRMLGECMHTLLYAHLENEEQQLFPLLREKLTAEDVDAIRGEFRERRAAMMKKASGDAS from the coding sequence GTGACCCTCAAGCAAAGTCGCTCGCTCTTGCCCTGGGACCCTCCCAGCAACTGCGCGTGCGTCTCCGACTTGCTGGCCGATTGCCACGCTCGCATCCGCTACTTCGCAGACCTGGCGGTGCGCCTCGCGGAGGGCGAGTCGTGCCCCGTCGACGCGGCCGAAGCGGCCGCCCGGATCCGCCGCTACTTCACCGAGGCCTACCCGCTCCACCTCGCAGACGAGCACGACTCCGTCCTGCCGCGACTGCGCGCGCGGGCGCCCGAAGTGGAGCCGCTCCTCCAGCGACTCGAGCTCGAGCACCGGTGCTTGGACGCGAAGCTGCCCGAGTTGCTCGACGTCTGCGACGGCCTCGAGAGCGGCGACGCGACGCGGTGCCGTGAGGCGGTGCAGAAGCTTCGGATGCTTGGAGAGTGCATGCATACGCTCCTCTACGCGCACCTCGAGAACGAAGAGCAGCAGCTCTTTCCGCTCTTGCGCGAGAAGCTCACCGCCGAAGACGTCGACGCGATCCGCGGTGAGTTTCGCGAGCGTCGCGCCGCCATGATGAAGAAGGCCAGCGGCGACGCAAGCTGA